The following are encoded in a window of Phosphitispora fastidiosa genomic DNA:
- a CDS encoding vWA domain-containing protein, producing MESSTPLYDTFEINFTRFIHILRHLGLRISSAEAVDAINALTEVDILDRSQVRTALMATLAKSSEDRVILDQAFRSFFITPEERSDRTARNQEIQEQEAQEIRAVEDELKYEVEDPEGNDSREVMVPLTEEEKGIYAKLPEQNRNKLRDYLQKQFQSNPVNNPEQLIANMVRSSLNYWRHYLKLQGDGPPEVEYTGEAEIDEVLREVVENIRDEEHLMYQDIQKLTETDMPAATVLINKLSRRLATRIARRYHRSNKRQQLDLRRTIRHNIRYGGTMFRLKYRSRRVQKPKILLICDVSGSMAKYAGFVLQFMFGLSTAVEEIESFIFSEDVENITGKFEQKRPFAEMMSEIINLSESWGKGTDFEKALTVISEKHGEILHKQTFVIVVSDTKTLNAEKAAYRLSVLKKKVKDIVWLNTLPRRMWPDTPSVSVFGRYCRMFECNTLAHLDKIMRTQMLK from the coding sequence CTCCGCCACCTTGGGCTCAGAATAAGTTCGGCTGAGGCTGTTGATGCCATTAATGCCCTGACAGAGGTGGATATCCTTGACCGCAGCCAGGTAAGGACTGCCCTTATGGCCACCCTGGCCAAGTCTTCCGAGGACAGGGTAATCCTGGACCAGGCGTTCCGGTCATTTTTCATCACTCCTGAAGAGCGGTCTGACAGGACTGCCAGGAACCAGGAGATCCAGGAACAGGAAGCTCAGGAAATCAGAGCTGTCGAAGATGAATTGAAATACGAGGTGGAGGACCCCGAGGGGAATGACAGCAGGGAAGTAATGGTTCCGCTGACTGAAGAGGAAAAGGGAATATATGCAAAACTGCCGGAACAGAACAGAAACAAGCTGCGGGATTACCTGCAGAAGCAGTTTCAGAGCAATCCGGTGAATAACCCGGAACAGCTAATTGCAAACATGGTTAGGAGTTCGCTCAATTATTGGCGGCACTACCTCAAGCTTCAGGGTGATGGACCGCCTGAAGTAGAGTATACGGGAGAAGCAGAAATTGATGAAGTGCTCCGGGAGGTAGTAGAGAATATTCGGGATGAAGAACATTTGATGTACCAGGATATTCAGAAATTAACCGAAACAGATATGCCTGCTGCCACAGTACTGATAAATAAGCTTTCCCGCCGACTGGCGACAAGGATTGCCAGGCGTTACCACAGAAGCAATAAAAGGCAGCAACTTGACCTGAGGAGGACAATCAGGCATAATATCCGCTATGGCGGGACAATGTTCCGGCTTAAGTACAGGAGCAGGAGAGTTCAAAAACCCAAAATACTGTTAATATGTGATGTTTCCGGATCTATGGCCAAATATGCAGGGTTTGTGCTGCAGTTTATGTTTGGCCTCTCCACTGCTGTGGAGGAAATTGAAAGTTTTATTTTTTCTGAGGATGTTGAAAATATCACCGGGAAATTTGAACAGAAGAGGCCTTTTGCAGAAATGATGTCAGAAATAATTAACCTTAGTGAAAGTTGGGGAAAAGGGACAGATTTCGAAAAAGCGCTTACGGTAATATCCGAAAAACATGGTGAGATACTGCATAAGCAGACCTTTGTGATAGTGGTAAGTGATACCAAGACTTTAAATGCTGAAAAAGCGGCATACCGGCTGAGTGTCCTGAAGAAAAAGGTAAAGGATATTGTCTGGCTGAACACCCTCCCCCGCAGAATGTGGCCGGATACCCCGAGTGTTTCTGTTTTCGGGCGGTACTGTCGTATGTTTGAATGCAATACCCTGGCACATCTGGACAAAATAATGAGAACACAAATGCTTAAATGA